One segment of Ascidiaceihabitans donghaensis DNA contains the following:
- a CDS encoding MarR family winged helix-turn-helix transcriptional regulator has translation MSDGAYRGENLLFLTDEQLRQGIEAMFFAYRGFTADPDRILGDMAYGRAHHRAIHFINRAPGTTVNNLLHILGVTKQSLNRVLRTLIADGLVESTVGKSDKRERHLHLTEEGKQLEQTLSDAQRARMRAAFRDAGPDAVAGFRTVLEAMMDPEMRRAYTRLKESGQ, from the coding sequence ATGTCAGACGGAGCGTACCGGGGCGAGAACCTTTTGTTCCTCACCGATGAACAATTGCGGCAAGGAATCGAGGCGATGTTTTTCGCCTATCGTGGGTTCACAGCCGATCCCGACCGGATTTTGGGCGATATGGCGTACGGTCGGGCCCACCATCGCGCCATCCACTTTATCAATCGCGCCCCGGGCACAACGGTGAACAATTTGTTGCATATCCTCGGGGTGACGAAACAATCGCTCAATCGTGTGTTGCGGACGTTGATTGCCGATGGTCTTGTCGAAAGCACCGTAGGCAAATCGGACAAACGCGAACGCCACCTACATCTTACCGAGGAAGGAAAGCAATTGGAGCAGACCCTATCGGACGCGCAACGCGCACGTATGCGTGCAGCGTTTCGTGACGCTGGTCCCGACGCGGTTGCAGGATTTCGCACCGTGCTCGAAGCCATGATGGACCCTGAAATGCGACGTGCCTACACGCGTCTGAAAGAGAGCGGCCAATGA
- a CDS encoding branched-chain amino acid aminotransferase, with amino-acid sequence MAGGYDDRDGKIWMDGQLVEWRDANVHILTHAMHYASSVFEGERCYSGKIFKSREHSERLITSGKLIDFDIPYSVDEIEAAKQAALDANGLTDAYVRAVAWRGAGEDMGVASARNPVHMAVAVWEWGNYYGDAKMKGAKLDIAKWKRPSPETAPSQAKAAGLYMIATMSKHAAEAKGCSDAMMFDYRGYVAEATGANIFFVKDGEVHTPLADAFLNGLTRQTVIEMLKEKGVKVNERVIMPEELEGFEQCWLTGTAAEVTPVGQIGDYNFEVGALTRDISESYEKLVRV; translated from the coding sequence ATGGCTGGCGGATATGATGATCGCGACGGTAAAATCTGGATGGACGGCCAATTGGTCGAATGGCGGGACGCAAATGTCCACATTCTGACCCATGCCATGCACTATGCGTCCTCTGTCTTTGAGGGCGAGCGTTGCTATTCCGGCAAAATCTTCAAGTCGCGTGAACATTCCGAGCGTCTGATCACATCTGGCAAGCTGATCGACTTTGATATTCCTTACTCTGTCGATGAAATCGAAGCGGCCAAGCAAGCGGCTTTGGACGCAAACGGTCTGACAGACGCGTACGTGCGTGCTGTCGCATGGCGCGGGGCAGGCGAGGACATGGGCGTCGCATCAGCCCGAAACCCTGTCCATATGGCCGTGGCCGTTTGGGAATGGGGCAATTATTACGGCGACGCCAAAATGAAAGGCGCCAAGCTGGACATCGCCAAGTGGAAGCGTCCATCGCCGGAAACCGCACCGTCGCAAGCCAAGGCCGCTGGTCTTTACATGATCGCAACCATGTCCAAACACGCAGCCGAAGCCAAAGGGTGTTCCGACGCGATGATGTTCGACTATCGCGGTTATGTGGCCGAAGCGACAGGCGCCAACATCTTCTTTGTGAAAGACGGTGAAGTGCATACGCCATTGGCCGATGCATTCCTGAACGGTTTGACCCGTCAAACGGTCATCGAGATGCTTAAGGAAAAAGGCGTGAAGGTGAACGAACGCGTGATCATGCCCGAAGAGCTGGAAGGGTTTGAACAATGCTGGCTGACAGGCACCGCCGCTGAAGTGACCCCTGTTGGGCAGATTGGTGACTACAACTTTGAAGTCGGCGCTTTGACGCGTGATATTTCGGAAAGCTACGAAAAGCTGGTGCGCGTCTAA
- a CDS encoding nuclear transport factor 2 family protein — protein MDYSAFAIEWEAAWNSHSLDRILAHYAPDVVFRSQKAMRLVGTGELRGKDALRDYWSRALEAQPNLSFVVVDVMHGYGMCVITYRNHRDVLAAETLRFGPDGLVVEASACHAK, from the coding sequence TTGGACTATTCCGCCTTTGCGATAGAATGGGAGGCCGCATGGAACTCCCATTCCCTTGACCGCATCCTGGCGCATTATGCGCCGGATGTGGTCTTTCGATCCCAAAAAGCGATGCGTTTGGTCGGCACGGGCGAGTTGCGCGGCAAGGACGCTTTGCGCGACTACTGGTCCCGCGCATTAGAGGCGCAACCCAATCTGTCTTTTGTGGTCGTCGATGTGATGCACGGCTACGGCATGTGCGTAATCACCTACCGCAATCATCGTGATGTACTGGCCGCCGAGACACTGCGGTTCGGCCCAGATGGTCTGGTGGTTGAAGCGTCGGCGTGTCACGCGAAGTGA
- a CDS encoding response regulator — translation MSELDAHLLIVDDDERIRVLLQKFLMKNGFLVTAARDAAHARRILSGLDFDMMILDVMMPGEDGISLCKSIRETNATPIMLLTAKGETDNRIEGLEAGADDYLPKPFEPKELLLRINAVLRRMPETPAEDTVPKILHLGDIRYDMERGEMWQGEDLVRLTATEMQLMKLFSAKPGEPISRAQLVEDLGRDRGQAQERAVDVQITRLRRKIEANPKQPRYLQTVRGAGYMLAPD, via the coding sequence ATGAGCGAATTAGACGCCCACCTGCTGATTGTGGATGACGATGAACGCATTCGGGTTCTGTTGCAGAAGTTTCTGATGAAAAACGGATTTCTGGTGACCGCCGCCCGCGATGCCGCCCATGCAAGGCGCATCTTGTCGGGGCTTGATTTCGACATGATGATATTGGATGTGATGATGCCGGGTGAAGACGGGATTTCGCTGTGCAAATCTATCCGCGAAACCAACGCCACACCGATCATGCTGCTGACCGCCAAAGGCGAAACCGACAACCGGATCGAAGGATTGGAAGCCGGGGCCGATGATTATCTACCCAAACCCTTTGAACCCAAAGAACTGCTGTTGCGGATCAACGCCGTACTGAGGCGCATGCCTGAGACCCCTGCTGAAGACACTGTACCCAAGATTTTGCATCTGGGCGACATCCGCTACGACATGGAGCGCGGAGAGATGTGGCAGGGCGAAGACCTCGTGCGCCTGACAGCCACAGAAATGCAATTGATGAAGCTGTTTTCCGCCAAACCCGGAGAGCCCATCAGCCGTGCGCAACTGGTCGAAGATCTGGGCCGCGATCGTGGTCAGGCGCAGGAACGCGCGGTTGACGTGCAAATCACCCGGCTGCGTCGCAAGATCGAAGCCAACCCCAAGCAGCCACGCTACCTGCAAACGGTACGCGGTGCAGGATACATGCTTGCGCCGGACTAG
- the thiB gene encoding thiamine ABC transporter substrate binding subunit, with amino-acid sequence MKYLAFAAGVLTATSALTETPELTVYTYDSFVSDWGPGPAVKAAFEAECACTLNLVGAGDGAALLARVKLEGARTEADVVLGLDTNLTAAAKETGLFATHSVEAEYALPIEWSDDTFAPYDWGYFAFVHNADEAAPTNFKALGASDKKIVIQDPRSSTPGLGLLMWVKAAYGDEAADVWAELADNVVTVTPGWSEAYGLFLEGEADMVLSYTTSPAYHLIAEEDATKAAVAFDEGHYLQIEVAGKLKGSDQQELADQFLQFMVSDAFQTIIPTTNWMYPAVTPAGGLPDGFETLISPDKALLVPADEADALRDVALPEWQNALSK; translated from the coding sequence ATGAAGTATCTTGCATTTGCAGCGGGCGTTTTGACTGCAACCTCGGCACTTACCGAGACGCCTGAACTGACTGTTTACACCTACGATAGTTTTGTCTCTGACTGGGGCCCCGGCCCTGCTGTGAAGGCGGCGTTTGAGGCGGAATGTGCCTGCACGCTGAACCTTGTGGGCGCTGGCGATGGCGCGGCCCTTTTGGCGCGTGTGAAGCTGGAAGGCGCGCGCACCGAGGCGGATGTGGTGTTGGGTTTGGATACAAACCTGACGGCAGCGGCCAAGGAAACTGGCCTGTTTGCGACGCATTCTGTTGAAGCAGAGTATGCCCTGCCAATCGAATGGTCCGACGACACATTTGCGCCCTACGACTGGGGGTATTTCGCTTTTGTGCACAACGCGGATGAGGCGGCGCCCACCAACTTCAAAGCGCTGGGCGCGAGCGACAAAAAGATCGTGATCCAAGACCCCCGTTCTTCGACCCCCGGTCTGGGATTGTTGATGTGGGTCAAGGCGGCTTACGGCGACGAGGCGGCGGATGTTTGGGCCGAACTGGCGGACAATGTTGTCACGGTCACTCCTGGCTGGTCCGAGGCGTATGGCCTGTTTCTGGAAGGTGAGGCGGACATGGTTCTGTCTTATACGACCTCTCCGGCCTATCATTTGATCGCCGAAGAAGACGCAACCAAAGCGGCTGTGGCATTTGACGAAGGGCATTATTTGCAGATCGAAGTTGCGGGCAAATTGAAAGGCTCTGACCAACAGGAACTGGCGGATCAATTCCTGCAATTCATGGTGTCGGATGCGTTCCAGACGATCATCCCCACAACGAATTGGATGTATCCTGCGGTGACACCTGCGGGCGGTTTGCCCGACGGGTTTGAAACACTGATTTCACCGGACAAAGCGTTGTTGGTCCCAGCGGATGAGGCAGATGCCTTGCGTGATGTTGCGTTGCCTGAATGGCAAAACGCGCTTTCCAAATAA
- a CDS encoding cyclase family protein has product MNIKYLSGLTCALALTAGAVWAECNPSKWGADDTIGSANLVTAERTLMASKLIKQGKSMPLGITIGSDTPAFPPRSLNLQVVQPNQQGGQKLSGFGYEGNYNDDVLQTWIGIGSQLDGLGHLGENGKYYNCLDEKEISVITGLTKLGTHDVPPLVGRAVIVDMAKHFGVETMEAGQHFGEAEIKAAAEAQNVTMGEGDIILFHTGWTDGKFESEPATWGGAEPGLNNEGAVYLASLNPMAVGADTWGVESVPPAEGDKLFYGHVTLLKDNGIYILETMNTGPVLRDGVNEFMFVLGQARIKGSVQAMINPVALY; this is encoded by the coding sequence ATGAACATCAAATACTTATCCGGACTGACATGTGCATTGGCACTGACAGCAGGGGCCGTATGGGCGGAATGCAACCCATCCAAATGGGGGGCCGATGACACAATTGGGTCGGCAAACCTTGTGACGGCAGAACGCACGTTGATGGCGTCCAAACTGATCAAACAGGGCAAATCCATGCCGCTTGGGATCACCATCGGCTCTGATACGCCCGCCTTCCCACCACGGTCTTTGAACCTGCAAGTCGTGCAACCCAACCAGCAAGGCGGCCAAAAGCTCAGCGGCTTTGGCTATGAGGGCAACTATAATGACGACGTGTTGCAAACATGGATCGGGATCGGCTCGCAACTGGACGGCCTTGGCCACCTTGGCGAGAACGGCAAATACTACAATTGCCTCGATGAAAAAGAGATTTCCGTCATCACAGGCTTGACGAAACTTGGCACCCACGACGTGCCGCCACTTGTCGGACGCGCAGTGATCGTGGACATGGCCAAACACTTTGGCGTGGAAACGATGGAAGCCGGTCAACACTTTGGTGAGGCCGAAATCAAAGCCGCCGCCGAAGCCCAAAACGTGACCATGGGCGAAGGGGACATCATCCTGTTCCACACAGGCTGGACCGACGGTAAATTCGAAAGCGAACCTGCCACATGGGGTGGCGCAGAGCCGGGCCTGAACAACGAGGGCGCGGTCTACCTTGCGTCGCTGAACCCGATGGCCGTGGGTGCTGACACTTGGGGCGTAGAATCCGTGCCTCCTGCTGAAGGCGACAAGCTGTTTTACGGCCACGTCACCCTTCTAAAAGACAACGGTATCTACATTCTGGAAACCATGAACACAGGCCCCGTCCTGCGCGATGGCGTAAATGAATTCATGTTCGTGCTGGGTCAGGCGCGGATCAAAGGATCGGTACAAGCGATGATAAATCCAGTGGCGTTGTACTAA
- the aroC gene encoding chorismate synthase, which produces MSYNTFGHMFRVTTWGESHGPAIGATVDGCPPNVPVTPEMLQVWLDMRKPGTGKNVTQRKEPDAVKILSGVFEGKTTGTPIQLLIENTDQRSKDYGDIVEKFRPGHADISYWMKYGIRDYRGGGRSSARETASRVAAGGIAREAIKLLAPDLKITGYMVQMGEKHIDRSTFDWDAIDQNPFWVPSFEAAKEWETYLDGIRKSQNSVGAVIEVTARNVPAGLGAPVYAKLDTDLAAAMMSINAVKGVEIGEGMAAATLMGTENADEIRMGPDGPIFSDNHAGGILGGISTGQDVVVRFAVKPTSSITTPRKTITKTGEETDIITKGRHDPCVGIRAVPVGEAMMACVILDHILMHRGQQGENQGHIG; this is translated from the coding sequence ATGTCATACAACACCTTCGGCCATATGTTCCGCGTCACCACTTGGGGCGAAAGCCACGGGCCAGCTATTGGGGCGACCGTGGATGGTTGCCCGCCGAACGTGCCCGTGACGCCTGAAATGCTGCAAGTCTGGCTCGACATGCGCAAACCCGGCACTGGCAAGAACGTCACGCAGCGCAAAGAACCCGATGCGGTGAAAATCCTGTCAGGCGTGTTTGAGGGCAAGACGACCGGCACCCCCATCCAGCTACTGATCGAAAACACCGACCAGCGCAGCAAGGACTACGGCGACATCGTCGAAAAATTCCGCCCCGGCCATGCCGATATCTCCTACTGGATGAAATACGGCATCCGCGACTATCGCGGCGGCGGGCGGTCCTCTGCCCGTGAAACTGCATCTCGTGTGGCAGCAGGCGGCATCGCACGCGAAGCGATCAAACTGCTGGCCCCTGACCTGAAAATCACCGGCTACATGGTGCAAATGGGCGAAAAACATATCGACCGCAGCACCTTCGATTGGGACGCCATCGACCAAAATCCCTTCTGGGTGCCAAGCTTTGAGGCGGCCAAAGAATGGGAGACCTACCTCGACGGGATCCGCAAATCGCAAAACTCCGTGGGTGCGGTGATCGAGGTCACAGCCCGCAACGTGCCTGCAGGGCTTGGCGCACCAGTCTACGCAAAACTCGACACAGACCTCGCCGCCGCCATGATGTCGATCAACGCCGTCAAAGGCGTGGAAATCGGCGAAGGCATGGCCGCCGCAACCCTGATGGGCACCGAAAACGCGGACGAGATTCGCATGGGGCCAGATGGCCCGATCTTTTCAGACAACCACGCAGGCGGCATCCTAGGAGGGATCTCAACAGGGCAAGACGTGGTGGTGCGGTTCGCCGTAAAACCCACTTCCTCAATCACCACCCCACGTAAAACCATCACCAAAACGGGCGAGGAAACCGACATCATCACCAAAGGCCGCCACGACCCTTGCGTCGGCATCCGCGCCGTTCCAGTCGGTGAAGCCATGATGGCCTGCGTGATCCTTGACCACATCCTGATGCACCGCGGCCAACAAGGCGAAAACCAAGGCCATATAGGCTGA
- a CDS encoding DMT family transporter — MDKPHIEHRPSTAIALKLTAVFLFMCMAAMIKEATQEVPPGQAVFFRSSCAIPVILLWLAQRGELREGLIPNNLLNHIWRGVFGTSAMILTFGGLMLIPLPEATAIGYATPMFTVILAAVFLGERVRIFRLSAVALGLFGVMIVMAPRMSLDADTLTTGATLGAFMTLAAALLRALVQIHVRKMVASEHTAAIVFYFSLTATCLSLLSIPFGWVWPSPYALSLVVCAGLVGGVAQIMVTSSYRFGAASMLAPFDYSSLIFASIIGYVIFSETVTLNMALGAGLVVAGGVIIIWRERQLGMDRAKSRAATAPKGE, encoded by the coding sequence ATGGACAAACCCCACATAGAACACCGCCCCAGCACCGCCATCGCGCTGAAACTGACAGCCGTGTTCCTGTTCATGTGCATGGCCGCAATGATCAAAGAAGCGACCCAAGAAGTACCACCAGGACAGGCTGTTTTCTTCCGCTCGTCTTGCGCGATCCCTGTGATTCTACTTTGGTTGGCCCAACGCGGCGAATTGCGTGAAGGTCTGATCCCCAACAATCTGCTCAACCACATTTGGCGGGGGGTGTTTGGAACCTCGGCGATGATCCTGACCTTTGGCGGTTTGATGTTGATCCCCCTGCCAGAAGCCACCGCAATCGGGTATGCGACGCCTATGTTCACCGTCATCCTAGCTGCCGTATTTCTAGGCGAACGCGTGCGTATCTTTCGCCTGTCTGCCGTCGCCTTGGGCCTGTTTGGGGTAATGATCGTGATGGCGCCGCGCATGTCGTTGGACGCAGATACCCTTACCACGGGCGCAACCCTCGGGGCATTTATGACCCTTGCCGCTGCACTGTTGCGGGCGCTGGTGCAAATCCATGTGCGCAAGATGGTGGCGTCAGAACACACAGCAGCCATCGTCTTTTACTTTTCACTGACAGCCACATGCCTGTCGCTGTTGTCGATCCCCTTTGGTTGGGTTTGGCCGTCGCCCTACGCCTTGTCGCTGGTCGTTTGTGCAGGACTGGTTGGCGGCGTGGCGCAGATCATGGTCACCAGTTCGTACCGCTTTGGTGCAGCCTCCATGCTCGCCCCGTTTGACTATTCCTCTCTGATCTTCGCCAGCATCATCGGTTACGTGATATTCTCGGAAACAGTCACACTGAATATGGCATTGGGTGCCGGGCTGGTTGTTGCAGGCGGCGTCATCATTATTTGGCGCGAACGCCAGCTTGGCATGGACCGCGCCAAATCCCGTGCCGCAACGGCACCAAAAGGCGAATAG
- a CDS encoding thiamine/thiamine pyrophosphate ABC transporter permease ThiP, which translates to MAKRAFQISHRLGVSAAVLIAALILSALLAVAMRAEGEFAMTPADWAALRFTIWQAILSAFFSCLFAILVARALARRRFAGRSLLITLLGAPFILPVIVAVLGLLAIFGRSGLLNDALRAFGFETVSIYGLFGVVLAHVFFNLPLATRLMVQGWQSVPAERFRLVAQLGMPPRMVFRLIEWPLILRIVPGAFALVFVICLTSFAVALTLGGGPRATTIELAIYQAFRFDFDLGRAAVLSLLQIVVAGGAAVLALWLIPPVSFGGGLDRMQTRWDVRGGLQRGIDASFIGAAALFLILPLAAITLSGLRGLGDVPLHVWGTAWTSLWVALVSVLALLALALPLAGWIATTRRASVETVGLLGLAASPLMIGTGWFIIIFPFADPADWALVVTILVNALMALPFALRILVPVMRETVQSYSRLSQALGLQGVRLWMWVFLPRLRPQIGFAAGLTGALSVGDLGVIALFADPDRATLPLQMYRLMGSYRSEAAAGAALILLVLAFGLFWILDAWGRRNAIAE; encoded by the coding sequence ATGGCAAAACGCGCTTTCCAAATAAGCCATAGGCTTGGGGTCAGCGCCGCGGTTTTGATCGCGGCGCTGATCCTGTCCGCATTGCTCGCTGTGGCGATGCGCGCGGAGGGTGAATTTGCCATGACGCCTGCCGATTGGGCGGCGCTGCGGTTCACCATTTGGCAGGCGATCTTGTCTGCCTTTTTTTCCTGTTTGTTTGCCATTCTTGTCGCTCGTGCCTTGGCGCGTCGTCGCTTTGCCGGGCGGTCGTTGTTGATCACGCTTTTGGGCGCGCCTTTTATCCTGCCTGTGATCGTGGCGGTTTTGGGCTTGCTTGCGATCTTCGGGCGCTCTGGTCTTTTGAATGATGCCTTGCGTGCGTTTGGCTTTGAAACAGTCTCTATCTATGGGCTTTTTGGTGTTGTTCTGGCGCATGTGTTTTTTAATTTGCCGCTGGCCACGCGCCTGATGGTGCAGGGCTGGCAAAGCGTGCCGGCTGAACGGTTTCGTCTTGTGGCACAACTGGGCATGCCACCACGCATGGTATTTCGCCTGATCGAATGGCCTTTGATTTTGCGCATTGTGCCGGGGGCCTTTGCGCTGGTGTTTGTGATTTGCCTGACCAGTTTTGCGGTTGCCTTAACCCTTGGCGGGGGGCCGCGTGCGACCACGATCGAGCTGGCGATTTATCAGGCGTTTCGTTTTGATTTTGACCTTGGTCGGGCGGCTGTTTTGTCGCTTTTACAGATTGTGGTGGCGGGGGGCGCAGCGGTGCTGGCGCTATGGTTGATCCCGCCGGTCAGCTTTGGCGGCGGCTTGGACCGGATGCAAACGCGATGGGATGTGCGCGGTGGGCTTCAGCGCGGCATCGATGCCAGTTTCATTGGCGCGGCGGCGTTGTTTCTGATTTTGCCTTTGGCGGCGATCACGCTGTCGGGTTTGCGTGGCTTGGGTGATGTGCCTTTGCATGTTTGGGGAACGGCATGGACATCGCTGTGGGTTGCATTGGTTTCTGTTCTTGCTTTGCTGGCCCTTGCTTTGCCGTTGGCGGGTTGGATTGCCACAACGCGTCGCGCATCGGTGGAAACGGTAGGCCTGTTGGGTTTGGCGGCATCTCCGCTGATGATCGGGACAGGGTGGTTTATCATCATCTTCCCGTTCGCGGACCCCGCCGATTGGGCCTTGGTTGTGACAATCTTGGTCAACGCATTGATGGCTTTGCCTTTTGCCTTGCGTATTTTGGTGCCGGTGATGCGCGAAACGGTGCAAAGTTATAGCCGTTTGTCGCAAGCGCTGGGGTTGCAAGGTGTGCGGTTGTGGATGTGGGTTTTTTTGCCGCGATTGCGCCCGCAGATCGGGTTCGCAGCTGGTTTGACGGGGGCATTGTCGGTGGGCGATCTTGGCGTTATCGCGCTGTTCGCGGACCCGGACCGCGCAACGCTGCCACTGCAGATGTACCGTTTGATGGGCAGTTACCGGTCTGAGGCGGCGGCAGGCGCGGCTTTGATTTTGCTGGTTTTGGCCTTTGGGCTGTTCTGGATTTTAGACGCTTGGGGGCGGCGCAATGCTATCGCTGAATAA